One region of Rhodohalobacter mucosus genomic DNA includes:
- a CDS encoding RNA polymerase sigma factor, which translates to MFDSIIKGCRKRDRSSQKKLYEQFYAYGMSITLRYADSRNEGAQILNDAFLKVFENISSYDTERPFKPWFRRIVLNTAINHYHKTQRDSFRNHEQFSEGMSPIESTVISAISYRELIEIIQQLSPGYRMVFNLYVIEGYTHREVADQLNITEGTSKSNLYKAKQNLRILLNKNINQEKVNESL; encoded by the coding sequence TTGTTCGACTCGATCATAAAGGGATGCCGTAAAAGAGATCGCAGCAGCCAGAAGAAGCTGTATGAGCAATTCTATGCTTACGGAATGAGCATCACCCTTCGGTATGCTGATTCGAGAAATGAAGGCGCTCAGATACTGAATGACGCATTTCTGAAAGTCTTTGAAAATATCAGCAGTTATGATACCGAAAGACCTTTTAAACCTTGGTTCAGGCGCATTGTGCTGAATACAGCCATTAACCACTACCACAAGACCCAAAGAGACTCATTCAGAAACCATGAGCAGTTTTCGGAGGGGATGTCTCCCATTGAGTCGACTGTAATCAGTGCCATTTCATACCGGGAGCTGATTGAAATAATTCAGCAATTATCCCCGGGCTACAGAATGGTTTTCAATCTTTACGTGATTGAAGGTTACACTCACAGAGAAGTTGCGGATCAGCTGAATATTACCGAGGGCACATCCAAGTCGAACCTTTACAAGGCAAAGCAAAATCTCAGAATCCTCTTGAACAAAAATATAAATCAAGAAAAGGTTAATGAATCACTCTGA
- a CDS encoding TAT-variant-translocated molybdopterin oxidoreductase, producing the protein MSDQPNQTTYWKSLSELAKNEEYKKFTEREFPENATEMTDQVSRRSFLRVMGASIALAGFASCRKPVQKILPYTRQPEDVVLGNPNFYATSMPFQDSVTGLLVTNNEGRPTKIEGNPDHPASAGRTSIFQQAGILEMYDPDRSRSPRRNGETVSQEDFIAFASEHFADRSRNILFIDEYTSSPTYHRLRGDILNLFPNAEWVSYEPFSDASALEGTRIAFGRRLRAVNHYDRANLVVSLDHDFMSPHADNNSVENAVKITGTRKVTGTGDDMSRFYCVENTFTNTGSYADHRLRLKTSEIAPFTFALASRLSQSLSGLSAFSGVNNAFSDHDWIGVLADELLSNRGDSILTAGREHSAEVHAAVAAMNRALDNAGSTVTYHTLPYRENRNEMTAFTEAVERMRSGLYDTVVMVGTNAGFNTPADMDFEDALRNTGTKIHLSLYYDETSALSDWHVNRAHFLESWGDGRSYTGHRSVIQPQIQPLHNGISDIEMLDIIINGQQPSGYDRVRETWQGFVTGNFETRWEQILHDGLDENDPYAAVNVSPSGNFASEITPALSAEGINGIEINIKPDATLFDGRFANSGWLQELPEPMTKITWDNVALMSPSTAQALGIPPERDFDSNETPTVRISAGTGSVEIAAWVQPGHADDSITLTVGYGRQNLGRVADGVGVDIYPLRISSAMFYQEASVEVTGGSYEIACVQDHHSLEGRDMIRTATLEEYREKPDFATYKSIHGYEVPGIEEAEEEGDERGPISLFEEQYGPDYQPQWGMAIDLNACFGCGVCTIACQAENNIPVIGKREVGRRRIMHWIRTDRYYEGDQDNPRAYHQPVPCMHCELAPCEQVCPVAATTHSEDGMNQMTYNRCIGTRYCANNCPFKVRRFNFFNYTKEYLTTGDDPEIIQMAMNPEVTIRFRGVIEKCSYCVQRVNRAKIETKIATGSKKPADGTVQTACQQACPANAISFGDLTDRQSRVSVDKQNDRNYVMLEEINVRPRTSYLAKLRNANSELA; encoded by the coding sequence ATGAGTGATCAGCCGAACCAAACCACGTACTGGAAGAGTTTAAGCGAACTTGCCAAGAACGAAGAGTATAAAAAATTTACCGAAAGGGAGTTCCCGGAGAACGCAACAGAAATGACCGACCAGGTCTCCCGCCGAAGCTTTCTTCGAGTTATGGGCGCATCTATCGCGCTTGCAGGATTTGCCTCCTGCCGCAAACCCGTTCAGAAAATTCTGCCCTATACCCGTCAGCCCGAAGATGTTGTTTTAGGTAATCCGAACTTTTACGCAACATCTATGCCGTTTCAGGATTCCGTAACCGGGCTTTTGGTTACAAATAATGAGGGGCGCCCCACAAAAATTGAAGGGAATCCAGACCATCCCGCAAGTGCCGGACGCACCAGTATTTTTCAGCAGGCCGGAATTCTGGAAATGTATGATCCCGACCGGTCCCGCTCACCGCGCCGAAACGGAGAGACGGTATCACAAGAAGATTTTATAGCGTTCGCATCTGAGCATTTTGCCGACCGCAGCCGAAACATCCTATTTATTGATGAATACACCTCTTCTCCCACGTATCACAGACTGAGGGGAGATATCCTGAACCTCTTTCCAAATGCGGAGTGGGTTTCTTATGAGCCTTTTTCGGATGCGAGTGCCCTTGAAGGAACACGCATTGCCTTTGGCCGGCGTCTGCGCGCTGTAAATCACTACGACCGCGCAAACCTGGTTGTTTCTCTCGACCATGATTTTATGAGCCCCCACGCTGACAACAACAGCGTTGAAAATGCGGTAAAAATTACAGGCACCCGTAAAGTGACCGGCACCGGCGATGATATGTCGCGTTTCTATTGCGTGGAAAACACGTTTACAAATACCGGTTCATATGCCGACCACAGGCTGAGGCTCAAAACCTCTGAAATTGCCCCCTTTACCTTTGCGCTTGCATCACGTCTTTCTCAATCGCTGAGCGGTTTGTCTGCCTTCAGCGGCGTAAATAATGCGTTCAGCGATCATGACTGGATCGGTGTGCTTGCAGACGAGCTTCTAAGCAATCGCGGTGATTCTATTCTGACCGCCGGCCGTGAACACTCAGCGGAGGTACATGCAGCGGTTGCGGCCATGAACCGCGCTCTCGATAATGCGGGTTCTACCGTAACATATCACACACTGCCCTATCGGGAGAATCGAAATGAAATGACTGCCTTCACCGAAGCAGTTGAAAGAATGCGCTCCGGCCTGTACGATACAGTGGTGATGGTTGGCACCAATGCAGGGTTCAATACTCCTGCCGATATGGATTTTGAGGACGCCCTGCGCAATACCGGGACCAAAATTCACCTTTCCCTCTATTATGACGAAACTTCCGCATTAAGCGACTGGCATGTAAACCGGGCTCACTTTCTTGAATCGTGGGGTGACGGCAGATCCTACACGGGTCACCGAAGTGTGATCCAGCCGCAAATCCAGCCGCTTCACAACGGCATCAGTGACATAGAGATGCTTGACATTATTATAAACGGACAGCAGCCATCGGGCTATGACCGTGTACGGGAAACCTGGCAGGGCTTTGTGACCGGAAACTTTGAAACACGCTGGGAACAGATTCTGCACGACGGCCTCGACGAAAACGACCCGTATGCAGCGGTTAATGTATCCCCTTCCGGTAATTTTGCATCCGAAATCACCCCTGCCCTGAGTGCAGAAGGGATAAATGGAATAGAGATTAACATCAAACCTGACGCCACACTGTTTGACGGACGTTTTGCAAACAGCGGATGGCTGCAGGAGCTGCCTGAACCCATGACTAAAATCACATGGGACAATGTGGCATTGATGAGTCCCTCAACGGCTCAGGCTCTTGGAATTCCACCAGAAAGAGATTTTGACTCCAATGAAACTCCCACCGTTCGAATTTCGGCGGGCACCGGGTCCGTTGAAATTGCCGCATGGGTGCAACCGGGTCACGCTGATGACTCCATTACACTAACCGTGGGTTACGGACGGCAGAATCTTGGCCGTGTTGCTGACGGCGTAGGCGTAGATATCTATCCCCTGCGTATCAGCAGCGCCATGTTTTATCAGGAAGCCAGCGTGGAAGTTACGGGAGGCAGCTATGAGATTGCCTGTGTTCAGGATCACCACAGCCTGGAGGGCCGTGACATGATCCGTACAGCAACACTCGAAGAGTACCGCGAGAAGCCGGACTTTGCCACATATAAAAGTATTCACGGGTATGAAGTACCCGGTATTGAGGAAGCTGAAGAAGAGGGTGATGAACGCGGGCCTATATCCCTTTTTGAGGAGCAGTACGGCCCGGATTATCAGCCGCAGTGGGGTATGGCCATTGACCTGAATGCATGCTTCGGATGCGGTGTGTGTACGATTGCGTGCCAGGCAGAAAATAACATCCCCGTAATTGGCAAGCGGGAAGTGGGCAGACGCCGAATTATGCACTGGATTCGCACCGACCGCTACTACGAAGGTGACCAGGACAATCCAAGAGCTTATCATCAGCCCGTACCCTGTATGCACTGCGAACTGGCCCCCTGTGAGCAGGTTTGTCCGGTAGCAGCCACCACACACAGTGAAGACGGCATGAACCAGATGACCTATAACCGATGTATCGGTACCCGTTACTGTGCCAATAACTGTCCGTTCAAGGTCCGCCGATTCAACTTCTTCAACTATACAAAAGAGTATCTGACAACCGGCGACGATCCGGAAATCATCCAGATGGCGATGAATCCGGAAGTAACTATCCGTTTCCGCGGTGTGATCGAGAAGTGCAGCTACTGTGTGCAGCGCGTGAACCGGGCCAAGATTGAAACAAAGATTGCCACCGGGTCCAAAAAACCGGCTGACGGTACCGTTCAGACGGCTTGTCAGCAGGCGTGCCCTGCCAACGCCATCAGTTTTGGCGACCTGACCGACAGACAGAGCAGGGTGTCAGTCGACAAGCAAAATGACCGAAATTATGTGATGCTTGAAGAGATAAATGTTCGTCCGCGAACATCCTATCTTGCCAAACTACGAAATGCTAATTCAGAATTGGCTTAA
- the nrfD gene encoding NrfD/PsrC family molybdoenzyme membrane anchor subunit, translating into MSKTYEYVPEPALVKGNHNFNSITELITDINIRPTPKLWYVAFGFANLLLLALLGSIGYLIWEGTGIWGLNAPVGWGWAIINFVWWVGIGHAGTLISAILFLFRQNWRTAINRFAEAMTIFAVMCAGIFPAIHVGRIWVIYWVFPIPNQMAMWPNFNSPLLWDVFAVSTYFTVSLLFWYVGLVPDLATVRDRIKSKVGKVLYGTFALGWRGSNRHWWNYEKSYMILAGLATPLVLSVHTIVSFDFAVSIIPGWHTTIFPPYFVAGAVFSGFAMVLTLMIVCRKIYGLEDIMTDDHIEKMNIIILVTGTMVGFAYLMEFFIAWYSGVEYEKAIFILRATGPYAWAYWIMITCNVLSPQFFWSKKLRRNVAFTFIISIVVNIGMWFERFVITVTSLSTDFLPSSWGYYSPTFWDVITYVGTFGLFFTFFLLFLRFLPMVAVAELKAVLPQADPHNYDEETGEYKEPEVTVPEPTTTQESA; encoded by the coding sequence ATGAGTAAAACGTACGAATACGTTCCGGAACCTGCCTTGGTGAAGGGAAATCACAATTTCAACAGCATTACCGAGCTGATAACGGATATCAATATCCGTCCAACACCCAAATTGTGGTATGTGGCATTTGGTTTTGCCAATCTGCTGCTGCTTGCGCTTCTCGGTTCAATCGGATATCTGATCTGGGAAGGAACCGGTATCTGGGGCCTGAATGCCCCTGTTGGATGGGGTTGGGCCATTATCAACTTTGTATGGTGGGTGGGTATCGGCCATGCCGGAACGCTCATTTCAGCGATCCTTTTTCTGTTCCGGCAGAACTGGAGAACGGCCATTAACCGTTTTGCTGAAGCGATGACCATTTTTGCGGTGATGTGTGCGGGTATCTTCCCGGCCATTCACGTAGGTCGAATCTGGGTTATTTACTGGGTATTTCCCATTCCGAACCAGATGGCAATGTGGCCCAATTTCAACTCTCCCCTGCTCTGGGACGTATTTGCCGTTTCAACCTACTTTACCGTATCCCTTCTTTTCTGGTATGTTGGTCTTGTGCCCGACCTGGCTACGGTTCGTGATCGCATCAAAAGCAAGGTTGGAAAAGTTCTCTACGGTACTTTTGCACTCGGCTGGAGGGGCAGTAACCGCCATTGGTGGAACTACGAAAAATCGTACATGATTCTTGCCGGGCTGGCCACTCCGCTGGTGCTTTCTGTACACACCATTGTATCCTTCGACTTTGCCGTATCCATCATACCGGGTTGGCACACAACCATTTTCCCGCCCTACTTCGTTGCGGGGGCCGTTTTTTCAGGTTTCGCCATGGTGCTTACACTGATGATCGTTTGCCGCAAGATATACGGACTTGAGGATATCATGACGGACGACCATATCGAGAAGATGAATATCATCATACTGGTTACCGGTACGATGGTTGGATTCGCTTATCTGATGGAGTTTTTCATCGCATGGTACAGCGGCGTTGAGTATGAGAAGGCTATATTTATTCTCAGGGCAACCGGTCCCTACGCCTGGGCATACTGGATTATGATTACATGTAACGTTCTGTCTCCGCAGTTCTTCTGGTCGAAGAAATTGCGGCGCAACGTTGCCTTTACATTTATCATATCGATCGTTGTGAATATCGGTATGTGGTTTGAACGATTCGTTATTACGGTTACATCACTTTCAACCGACTTTCTCCCCTCATCATGGGGGTATTACTCACCCACATTCTGGGACGTAATCACCTATGTGGGCACATTCGGCCTGTTTTTCACATTCTTCCTCCTGTTTCTGCGGTTTCTGCCGATGGTTGCCGTGGCGGAGCTTAAAGCAGTACTGCCGCAAGCCGACCCGCACAACTATGACGAGGAAACCGGGGAGTACAAAGAGCCAGAAGTGACGGTACCGGAACCCACTACCACACAGGAATCAGCCTAA
- a CDS encoding DUF3341 domain-containing protein, translated as MSQQITNNNLYGVLAEFKTPKELMDAARLVNQNGYRHYDTFSPYPIHGMDRAMSLKKSKLGWIVLSHGLLGFSGALAMIYWMMVVDYPLNISGKTLMNVPAWIPVTFELTVLLSAFGAVFGMFFLNGLPKLNHPLFNSENFKKVTDDGFFVCIESEDPQFESEKVQKLLQDAGAATIEEIYED; from the coding sequence ATGAGCCAGCAAATAACAAATAACAACCTGTACGGCGTACTTGCTGAATTCAAAACACCGAAAGAGCTGATGGATGCCGCCAGACTGGTAAACCAGAACGGCTACAGACATTACGACACGTTCAGTCCGTATCCGATTCACGGAATGGATCGCGCCATGAGCCTTAAAAAATCAAAACTGGGGTGGATTGTTCTCAGTCACGGACTGCTTGGGTTTTCCGGTGCACTGGCCATGATTTACTGGATGATGGTGGTAGACTATCCGCTCAACATCAGCGGCAAAACACTTATGAATGTGCCGGCATGGATACCGGTAACCTTTGAACTTACCGTTCTCTTATCGGCATTCGGGGCGGTATTCGGGATGTTTTTTCTGAATGGATTGCCCAAACTGAATCACCCGCTGTTTAATTCTGAGAATTTTAAAAAAGTAACGGACGACGGTTTTTTCGTCTGCATTGAATCTGAAGATCCTCAATTCGAATCGGAAAAGGTTCAGAAGCTGCTCCAGGATGCAGGTGCTGCTACCATTGAAGAGATTTACGAGGATTGA
- a CDS encoding DUF5777 family beta-barrel protein, with protein sequence MMKPLTVSIVVFLTINLIAPQITEAQLKRERAAPEDEKIIQFQAPVNIGISTVYNIPKGNLYTTIAHTFGLVNSGVEQFFGLDQGANTRLGLDYGVFDNLSVGIGRMTFNKVVDIRGKVHFLRQTESSSVPLSLAMKLSAAANTTPDIGLQTDERLSYLITAMIAKKIDEFSIQVSPMVSHFNTVAPTNPNQLYGIGILMDYNLSERYSLSAEYLPVIGNRNTGTKNTGAVAININTGGHVFQLYLSSSQWHNEQFIMANNRESFLEGDIRFGFNIHRTFRL encoded by the coding sequence ATGATGAAACCGTTGACAGTGAGCATAGTAGTTTTCCTTACAATCAATCTGATTGCTCCCCAAATTACCGAAGCGCAGCTCAAACGGGAACGGGCAGCTCCCGAAGATGAAAAAATCATTCAGTTTCAGGCCCCTGTAAATATTGGCATATCCACGGTATATAATATTCCTAAAGGCAACTTATATACCACAATAGCCCATACGTTTGGGCTTGTAAACAGCGGTGTGGAACAGTTTTTCGGTCTTGACCAGGGAGCCAATACACGACTCGGGCTGGACTACGGGGTATTCGACAATCTTTCCGTTGGAATAGGAAGAATGACGTTCAATAAAGTGGTCGACATCAGAGGAAAGGTTCACTTCCTCCGGCAGACTGAGTCAAGCAGTGTTCCTCTAAGCCTTGCCATGAAATTATCGGCGGCGGCAAACACGACACCTGATATCGGACTTCAAACAGATGAACGGCTGAGCTATCTCATTACTGCCATGATTGCCAAAAAAATCGATGAATTCAGCATTCAGGTATCACCCATGGTCTCACATTTTAATACTGTTGCCCCCACAAACCCGAACCAGCTGTACGGGATCGGTATCTTAATGGACTATAACCTGTCAGAGCGATATTCATTGAGTGCTGAATATCTGCCTGTAATTGGAAACCGGAATACAGGAACCAAAAATACCGGAGCGGTAGCAATCAACATCAATACCGGCGGACACGTTTTTCAACTTTACCTTTCAAGCTCTCAGTGGCATAATGAGCAATTTATCATGGCAAACAATAGGGAAAGTTTTCTGGAAGGCGACATCAGGTTTGGATTTAATATTCACCGGACTTTCAGGCTCTAG
- a CDS encoding SCO family protein, with the protein MRNKLTLIFAWSLFFMFDVSHAQLNQNRPAILDEIGVDEKLGDTIPLDLRFADSNGDSVRLGDLIQSGKPLLLNPLYYECPSLCSLVLDRVFSAVEDMAWTPGEDYTIISFSIDPDEGPALAKETRDTYLGDLNRQGAEEGWHFLTGREDQIRQLTDAIGFRYKKDERTQEYVHLASVMMISPEGVITRYLYGTNFNEFDFRNGLYEAADGKIGTPVDQIVLYCFTYDPSSQSYVPVAMNIMKLGGLATVIILGIFLTVLWRREKGADRTSKIEFEK; encoded by the coding sequence ATGAGAAACAAGCTGACACTGATTTTTGCGTGGTCACTGTTTTTCATGTTTGATGTATCACACGCCCAGCTTAACCAGAACAGGCCGGCCATACTTGATGAAATCGGCGTAGATGAGAAACTGGGTGACACCATTCCCCTGGACCTTCGATTTGCCGATTCAAATGGCGATTCTGTCCGGCTCGGTGATCTCATTCAAAGTGGAAAGCCATTGCTATTGAACCCGCTCTATTATGAATGTCCTTCCCTGTGCAGCCTGGTGCTTGACAGAGTATTCAGTGCGGTCGAGGATATGGCATGGACTCCCGGTGAAGACTACACCATAATTTCTTTCAGCATCGATCCGGATGAAGGTCCAGCCCTGGCTAAAGAGACCCGCGACACCTACCTGGGCGACCTCAATCGTCAGGGTGCTGAAGAGGGCTGGCATTTTCTTACGGGCCGTGAGGATCAGATCAGGCAGCTGACGGATGCGATTGGGTTCCGCTACAAAAAGGACGAACGCACACAAGAGTACGTGCACCTTGCCAGTGTGATGATGATAAGCCCGGAGGGCGTGATTACACGCTATCTCTATGGCACTAATTTTAATGAATTTGATTTCCGTAACGGACTGTATGAAGCCGCCGACGGAAAGATCGGCACCCCCGTCGACCAGATTGTTTTATACTGTTTTACCTACGATCCATCCTCCCAAAGTTATGTGCCCGTTGCGATGAACATAATGAAGCTTGGCGGCTTGGCTACCGTGATTATTCTCGGTATATTTCTGACCGTTTTATGGCGACGCGAAAAAGGCGCTGACAGAACATCTAAAATTGAATTTGAGAAATGA
- a CDS encoding DUF420 domain-containing protein produces MDSSLNKQLTVQFLKNLSVPKALGMIMLVSVAAFLFLIWLIYFRDTAEDTAAWVANLPALNAALNSASTVLIIAGFIAIRKKKYITHMKLMLTAFITSSLFLISYLVYHHNIGHVPFPGEGNIRVVYFTILISHIILSAFVVPLVLTSYYFAFSGKFKTHRKVSKWTLPIWLYVSVTGVVIFFMLNAYV; encoded by the coding sequence ATGGATTCATCTTTAAATAAACAGTTAACCGTTCAATTTCTGAAAAATCTCAGCGTGCCCAAGGCATTAGGCATGATCATGCTCGTGAGCGTTGCGGCTTTTCTGTTTTTGATATGGCTGATCTATTTCAGGGATACCGCTGAGGATACTGCGGCATGGGTTGCCAATCTTCCGGCTCTCAATGCTGCATTGAATAGTGCGAGCACCGTGTTGATCATAGCGGGTTTTATCGCTATCAGGAAAAAGAAATATATAACGCACATGAAGCTGATGCTGACGGCGTTTATAACATCATCACTCTTTTTGATCAGCTACCTGGTTTATCATCATAATATAGGTCATGTACCTTTTCCCGGAGAGGGAAACATAAGAGTGGTCTATTTCACCATTCTCATTTCACATATCATCCTGTCTGCTTTTGTTGTACCGCTGGTTCTTACAAGCTACTATTTTGCTTTCTCCGGAAAATTCAAGACGCACCGCAAAGTTTCAAAGTGGACTCTTCCAATCTGGCTCTACGTATCGGTAACCGGAGTGGTAATCTTTTTTATGCTGAACGCATATGTATAG
- a CDS encoding cytochrome c3 family protein, with product MAQIFPKWANGAPKRILIGAIVFLNAAVFGVWYFFSPEFTDVGYAPEQPVPFSHKVHVGQLGMDCQYCHTQVAESKHANIPATQTCMNCHSQIRTDAETLEPVRQSWETGEPIEWVRVHMLPDYAYFNHAAHVNVGVGCESCHGRIDRMEVVYQAEPLSMGWCLDCHREPEKHVRPVSEVTTMGYVADNQLELGLELVAKHNINAPTYCQGCHY from the coding sequence ATGGCTCAGATTTTTCCCAAGTGGGCAAACGGTGCCCCGAAACGAATTCTCATTGGTGCTATTGTCTTTTTAAACGCTGCAGTCTTCGGAGTCTGGTACTTTTTCTCTCCTGAATTTACCGATGTAGGGTATGCTCCTGAACAGCCTGTTCCATTCAGCCACAAAGTGCACGTTGGTCAGCTTGGTATGGATTGCCAGTACTGCCACACACAGGTAGCCGAATCGAAGCATGCAAATATACCCGCCACGCAGACCTGTATGAACTGCCACAGCCAGATCCGAACGGATGCGGAAACACTTGAGCCGGTTCGTCAGAGCTGGGAAACGGGTGAACCGATTGAGTGGGTTCGGGTGCACATGCTGCCAGACTACGCCTATTTCAACCATGCGGCCCACGTAAATGTGGGGGTAGGCTGTGAATCATGCCATGGGCGAATCGATCGTATGGAGGTTGTGTACCAGGCTGAACCACTCAGCATGGGATGGTGCCTCGACTGTCACAGGGAACCGGAGAAACATGTCAGGCCCGTATCAGAGGTTACCACCATGGGATATGTAGCGGATAATCAGCTGGAACTTGGTTTGGAACTTGTGGCCAAGCACAATATCAATGCCCCGACGTACTGCCAGGGATGTCACTATTAA
- a CDS encoding c-type cytochrome encodes MLTPITRLFALSLVALTLMSCRGQTSEKPPVHPNLNMDFQDRFNAQEENSFFADGRAMRTPVEGTVARGNLRQESEIFEGLDENGEFVDYIPVDVTRDFLERGRNSYEIYCTVCHGGTGDGRGIVMTGNYGYVPAPTFHSERLRGLPDGEIYSAIANGVRNMPSYASQIKVEDRWAIVTYVRALQRSQYVPEEQMQQFDVDLAELRSEFTEEQERQQAMAEAREAASAEEEVTAQRGERLYVQNACNACHSVDGSAVVGPSFAGLYESERNFTDGTSAIADDAYITESIVQPDAKIVEGYQNVMANYSYLSEGEIESIIEFIKTLSDN; translated from the coding sequence ATGCTTACACCCATAACCCGCTTATTTGCTCTTTCGCTGGTTGCGCTGACGCTTATGTCTTGCAGGGGCCAGACTTCGGAGAAACCTCCGGTACATCCGAACCTGAATATGGATTTTCAGGATCGCTTCAATGCCCAGGAGGAGAACAGTTTCTTTGCTGACGGAAGAGCCATGAGAACACCTGTGGAAGGCACCGTTGCCCGCGGTAATCTCCGTCAGGAATCTGAGATTTTTGAAGGCCTTGATGAGAACGGTGAGTTTGTGGACTATATTCCCGTGGACGTAACCCGCGATTTTCTCGAACGCGGACGCAATTCCTATGAAATTTACTGCACAGTTTGCCATGGCGGCACCGGAGACGGGCGCGGAATCGTTATGACGGGCAATTACGGATATGTACCGGCCCCTACATTTCATTCTGAACGGCTAAGGGGCCTTCCGGATGGTGAGATCTATTCAGCTATTGCCAACGGCGTTAGGAATATGCCTTCGTACGCATCACAGATTAAGGTAGAAGATCGGTGGGCCATTGTTACCTATGTACGGGCACTGCAGCGCAGCCAGTATGTTCCTGAAGAGCAAATGCAGCAATTTGATGTTGACCTGGCAGAGCTCAGATCAGAATTTACAGAAGAACAGGAGCGTCAGCAGGCTATGGCTGAAGCGCGCGAGGCGGCTTCAGCAGAAGAAGAAGTAACGGCCCAGCGCGGTGAGCGTCTCTATGTGCAAAATGCATGTAATGCCTGCCACTCTGTTGACGGGTCTGCAGTTGTGGGTCCCTCCTTTGCGGGACTTTATGAAAGCGAACGAAACTTTACGGACGGAACATCAGCCATTGCCGATGATGCGTATATCACCGAGTCGATCGTACAGCCCGACGCTAAAATTGTTGAAGGCTATCAAAACGTAATGGCCAACTACAGCTATCTGTCAGAAGGCGAGATAGAGTCTATCATTGAGTTTATTAAAACTCTATCCGACAATTAA
- the coxB gene encoding cytochrome c oxidase subunit II, translated as MKRFIEYMLPPAKSPTAEITDALFYFINVASLIFIISITAAIIWFAWKYRRKSDDEVTPVISHNSKLEITWSVIPLILVMIVFAWGFQGYVNLRTVPSDAYEVRVVGKSWLWEFHYDNGNVSINELHVPVNRPVKLIMSSDDVIHSFYVPDYRVKRDVLPNRYSSLWFEANETGESVVFCTEYCGRAHSNMLATVIVHEQEEFETWLASAGAANDDMDPVERGEQLTNQYACVTCHSVDGSEILGPSFQGLFGSERTLASGETVTADENYIRESILEPNAKLVEGYDPVMPAFAGSLNDRQVDAIIEYIKTIE; from the coding sequence ATGAAGCGATTTATCGAATACATGCTCCCGCCGGCGAAAAGTCCGACGGCTGAAATCACGGATGCATTATTCTACTTTATCAATGTGGCCAGCCTGATATTCATCATCAGTATCACTGCAGCCATAATCTGGTTTGCCTGGAAATACAGGCGTAAATCCGACGATGAGGTAACGCCCGTTATCTCCCACAACAGCAAGCTTGAGATCACCTGGTCCGTGATTCCGCTCATTCTTGTTATGATTGTTTTCGCCTGGGGTTTTCAGGGTTACGTGAACCTGAGAACGGTTCCCTCCGATGCCTATGAAGTCAGAGTGGTTGGCAAGAGCTGGCTTTGGGAGTTTCATTACGACAACGGGAATGTGAGCATTAATGAACTGCATGTACCCGTAAACAGGCCGGTAAAGCTGATCATGAGCTCCGATGACGTAATCCACTCCTTTTACGTTCCTGACTACAGGGTGAAACGAGATGTGCTTCCAAACCGCTATTCCAGTCTCTGGTTTGAGGCTAACGAAACCGGGGAATCCGTTGTCTTCTGTACAGAGTACTGCGGCAGGGCCCACTCCAATATGCTTGCAACCGTAATCGTACATGAACAGGAGGAGTTTGAAACGTGGCTGGCAAGTGCAGGCGCCGCCAATGACGATATGGATCCGGTTGAGCGGGGTGAACAGCTTACAAATCAGTACGCCTGTGTGACCTGTCATTCCGTTGACGGTTCAGAAATTCTGGGGCCTTCGTTTCAGGGACTTTTTGGCTCCGAACGAACTCTTGCCAGCGGTGAAACCGTTACGGCAGATGAAAACTATATCCGCGAGAGTATCCTTGAACCCAATGCCAAGTTGGTTGAGGGTTACGATCCGGTGATGCCTGCATTTGCCGGTTCACTTAACGACAGGCAGGTCGATGCAATTATTGAGTATATCAAAACCATAGAATAG